The following nucleotide sequence is from Bos taurus isolate L1 Dominette 01449 registration number 42190680 breed Hereford chromosome 3, ARS-UCD2.0, whole genome shotgun sequence.
CTGTGTAACGCTTTACtaagctcccctcccctcctttggGGCTCTTGTGGAGCTGTGAACCCCCCAGAAGCACACAGGGAGCCCCACGTGGAGGCCCCAGCTCTCTGCATGCTCCCGCCCTGGGGCTGGGCCGAGTCGTCACCTCCAGAGAGTGTACAGAGGCCACTCGGCAGCGGAACAGATCCGATTTGGGTCCTCTGGCGGGTCCGTGACATCATGAGGATTGCTCACTGCTTGGGAAAATAACTGTTTTTCACATGGCAAAGGCTCTGGTCCTCACTGCTGACCGCACAAGGGCCAAGGCTCCCTACTGTGAGCTGGAACCGTATCACGAGACTATCCGAAGGATCGTGTGACCCAAACCTGGTCCCTCTGTCCCCGCTGTCCCCGGTATCCCCTAAGGTGACAGAGCCTGAGGCTCACCTTCCCAGGGCGCAGGACGCGACTAACAGTAGATGTGGTCCTGGGAGCAGCCGGCCTCACCTGAGCAGGGCACAGGCCAGCAACCCAGAAGTGGAGGTCCCaggcagcaggcctccctctggGGTGGCCCTTACCCGCCACCGAACCCCTAACAAGTGGGATCCCAGACGAGGGCTCGGGGCTGGCAGCTGTCATTGTGCCCATTGTACAGAGcagcaaactgaggctctgagggaTGCGTGTCTAAAGGCCCCGAGATGGGCCTCCTCCAGAGCCACAGCGGGCTGTGTGAGGACCATCTTTGCCAAGCAGACGTGCGGCTGGGTCTGGCTGGGGCTCTGACTGTGCTCGGTCATGGCCTCAACAGCCCAGGGCCTCTGTCTTCAGGCAGGTCTGAGGGCCCCTCCCCCCGACGACATGATGACCCGGAAGGCAGGCCAGCCGGCCTCGCTCACAGCTCTGTGTAGCACCCTCTGGGGCTGCACCTCACTCACAGCAGGCCCTGAGGACACTCGTGCATTCACCCCAGCTCTCAGCCAAGGAGGCTGAGGCTCCCAGAAGCTCCTGGACAGCCCAGCCGCCTTCGGGCCCCTGCCGCCATCCAGGGAAGGGAGAGCTCTGTGATGAGCTCCTGGTTCAAGAGAGGCAGCTGCGCGCATTGCCCCGGGCTTCGCTCACAGCCAGACCCCTGCAGGAAATGCCTAAGGGGCGCCCATCTCAGGGAAAAGACAGAGCCATAGCTCAGTACCCTTCCAGCTAATCATCAGAAACAGGAAGGACCTCGATGCAAAACGTGTGGCTGTGAAGATGGCACCGTGCCCAGGGGGAAAGGGGTCCAGCCCGGCCCTAAGCCCAGGCTGTGAGTGCCTGGTGAGCCCCCAGCCGCACAGGCTGACCAGCTGGACCATGGGAAGTGAATGTGATGCTGGGTAAGGACAAGCCTCTTCAGAATCATGAAGGTACCACTCACAGAGCTGCACAGGCTGAGGACAGATGCCCCTCTCTGCCCCCAGACTGCGGGTTTCATCAATGAAAACACCCCACACTCGGCATCTCACGGTCTCAAAGTCTCCCCcccaaaatgaaacagaacaaaactgTTAATATTTAATGCTGAAGCACACACCCAGCACACTCGCATGTCAGTACAAAGTTTCAGTGCCTGGCTTTGTAATAGATGTGTCTGGGAGGCCAGAAGTGAGAAGCCACCCAAGAAATCCTGAATTCTCTGAAGGCCTTCCAGCAACACCATCTACAAATATTGGAGCAAATGCCTTTGTTTGTAACAAAACTACTGAATGGTTGTCAATGGAATAAGTTCATATACTTTATTGAATGCATATAATATAAACCAGTATTTCTCACATGTCTTCTTGCAAAGctgcaatttctttttctttttgtaaattaatttattttaattggaggttaattacaatactgtggtggtttttgccatacattggcatgaatcagcaatgagtgtacatgtgttccccatcctgaacccccctcccacctccctccccatcccatccctcagggtcatcccagtgcaccggccctgagcgccctgtctcatgcattgaacctggactggcaatctatttcacatatggtaatatacatgtttcaatgttattctctcgaatcatcccaccctcgccttctcccacagagtccaaaagtctgttctttacatctgtgtctcttttgctgtctcgcatataaggtcatcatctttctaaattccacatatatgcattattatactgtattggtgtttttctttctgacttacttcactctgtataataggctccagtttcatccacctcattagaactgattcaaatgcattcctttaaatagctgagtaatattccactgtgtatatgtaccacagcaaAGCTGCAATTTCTATaggaatttctatttttttattccaCTGATACCTTTGCCCACTCCCAAACATGTACAAAGATGGAATTCCTGTGCAGTTCTAATTTGCAGACTCTAAGTCTCATAGAGTGAGTCTATGGGACacagatccctgggtgggggggaACACATTCTCAGGGTGGGAagggcatttttttcctttaagaaatcTAAAACTACCATCACCCCTACCATCCTACAGGGAAAGAGGCAGAACCAGAGGGAGCATTAACATCATATTTAAGGCTTTTCCTAAAGTGCAGAGTTTCCCGTCCCCTGGAAACAGTCCAAGGATGGTGGGGACCGCAGGTGGTGCGGTGGGGTTGAGGGTGACCCTCGGCTCCTCCCCCAGGCCCTGGCTGCCACTCCCTGAAACAGGACGGGGTAGGGGGGGGGTCTCCCCTCTTCTCAGAAGAGGTGGAAGGCATCCCTGGTGAGGGCGGCAGGCCCTGGTAAGGTGCGCTCCTCAGAAGTGCCCTTCCCCCTAGCCCCCTAGATAAGATACAGTTTCCCTACCAGGTGCAGGCGCCTCAGGGAGGCACAGGAGAGGCTGAGCCTGGAGTGCCAGCCTGGGGCGGGGGGGGACGGGAGTGGGAGTCGGGGGCGTCGGGGGAGAGTTGGGGGTCAGGTAGAGAGGCCACGCGCGGGTCACAGAACAAACAGCGCAGGGAGCAGTGAGCGGCTAGCTCTCTTCAGGGAGGAGCCTGGAGCTCAGGCCGGCCACTTGGGTCCACCAGTGGGCTGCCCTGATCTTGGGGGGCCTGCGGGTATCTGGTCCCCGGTCCCCGGTCGGATCTGCCCCCGACCCCCAGCGAGTTCGAGGCAGGGCTCCGTCCTCCCAATCTGGGCTTCAGGGAGCCCGCTCCCAGGCGGTAGATCTCCTCCGTGCCCCTCGCCCCGTGCCCCCCGAGGCTCCTGCAGGTGCGCCTGGCGGGGAAGAATAGCGAGTCTCTGAGCTCAGGGGGGTCCGCGGCCGTGGGAAGCAGGGAGGGGTCGCCGCCTGGGAAAGGGGCGCCAAAGAGGGGCTCTGACAGTCTTCGGGCTCAGATGTGATCCATCTAGTAAGACCCAGCGCGCGGTCACGGAGAGGCGTCTCGGGATCCCCGCAGGAGGTGAGCGGGACAGAGAGGAGAAACGGGATACCCCGTGGCCTGGAGAAGGGCGTCCGGGTGCCCGCGAAGCAGACGCTGGACAGCGCGCAGGACGGACCGGAGCGGAGAGGAAACGCGCCCAACAGGAGGGGGCGCTCCGGCCCCCGCCAGCCGCGGCTCCCCAAGCCCCTGCCTCCCCTGCGCGGCCCTCCTCGCAGCCCCTGCTAACCCCGCGCCCCCGGTCCCCACTCGCGGCCCGCCCGCACCTCCCCCCGGCAGCGTACACGCCCCTCCCTGCACCCTCCCGGTGGGGCGGGCCGCCTCCCCGCACCGCCCCCCGCCAACCCCCGACGACTGCAGCGCGCGCAGGAGCCGGGAGGCGGCGCCCGGCGGGGAGGCGCGCCCCGGGCTAGGCGGGGGATTCAAGCGCGTTATAAGGCGCGGAGCCCGGGGCCGAGGAGTCCAGAAGCTGCGATCGCAGGCCAGAGGCACCCGCCGCCCGCATGGCCCCCTCCCGCTGCCCGGCGCGGGCCCTGTTGCTCGCCTACGCCAGCCTGCTGGCCGCCGCCGTGGGCCTGGGCTCCCCGGAGCCCGGTGCGCCCTCGGAGAGCCGCGCCCGCGAGGAGACGCCGCCCGGGAACGAACTGCCCGCGGGACCGGCCGCCCGCCCGCCGGTAAGAGACCGCCCGGCCCGCCCGGGCCCTGGAGACCTCGGGCCTCAGCCGCCCCGCCAGCAGCGCGCGCCCCTGGGTCCCCGGGCGCCTCTCGGGCGCAGCGCGCTCGCTTCCGCGGCGGCGGGGAGTGGGGCGTCGCGAGCCCGCGGGGACCGGGGCTGACCCGGGTGTCCCCCTCTCTACAGGGGACGGGAAAGCGCTTAGCTTCCGGGCTTGGCGCCGGAGGTCTGGGCGCTGGCCCCCTGTACAGCCCGGCGCCTTAAGGGCCAGCCCTGACCTTGGCTTTTGGGGTTGTCATGAAAAGCAAAGTTCTACTGGATTGGGGGGAGATGCCTGTTTTCTGGAGACTTCCAGGTTGGGAAACTCGTAAAGTGTAAATAACTCCATCCTCCTGAAGTTGGGAAGAGGGTATCTGTAAAAGTTTGAGCAAGTCCCTGACCCCCACACCTACCCACCCCACCTCTGCCCCCTATCTTCTTGGTGCCTGTTCTCTGGAAATAAACAACTGCCTTTCTGCCaactggggaggagagagagaaagtgtcTGGATGGGGTGCCAGGCTCCGATGTGTGATTTCTGGCCGACACTTAGCTCTGCCCTGCTTCTTCCTTTCTGGCTGCAGAAGCGGGTGGTCCAGTTGGGGGTTACCAGGGGGTTGGGGCCTTCAGAGCTGCCCTCAGTGTGGGTGGGGCCtccaggcagggaggggagggctcTGGGGAGGGTGCTTGGAGTTTCTTTTCTCTGAAGATGCCTGTGGGCGGTGCCTGGAGGCTCAGGCCTGCACCTCTGCTCTCAGCATCACTTTGGGAACTACGACGCCCCGCTTGGGGATGCCCCCACTGAAGACAAGTCACAGTGGCACCAGCCCCGATCACTCCCCAGGAGGGGCCTCCCCAGAGCCCTGTTCCCGTCGCCCCCTGCCATTTCCCGTGGGCTGAAGGCAAAGCCTATTACCTCAGCCTCCGGGGGGACGCCAGGGGGCAGGGTTTCCAGAGGCTGGGCTGTGATGGTCAGGAAACAGAGGGGCTTCAGGCGCTTCCAGGGATGGGTTCTGGCCTTGGAGGCAGGGCTCTTTTTGAGAGCTGCTGGAGGCTGGAGACCTCCATCAGCCAGGGCAGTGGCCCGACGCCCACCCACACTGCCGCAGCCCATCTCCCAGGCCCCCAGATCAATGTGGTTCCACCTGTTTCTGTTTCAAGCCAAACTGGGGTCTGAGTCCCTCCACAGACTCCTGGGCCAGTGGGAGGGCTGGCTCAGCACACAGTCCACCCTGGACAGAGTCCTCCTGCCGGGTGTTCCCACGAAGGTGGCGTGGGACGGTGAACTGGGGTCACCGGTACTCGTGGAGAGGAACCACTGGGGGAGGCCTTGCAGGGTCTGGCACCCAGGGAGGTGTGGGGATGCCCTGGGCACTCTGAGGCCTCTCCCTCTGACCCACGTCCCTCCATCACAGAAGCCCCATCCCCATCACACCACACTGGCTCCTGAAAGAAGGCCCTGGGTCCCTGCAGAGTGGCCGCGAGACCTGTGAGCCTGGCCGGCTCCAAGATCCCAGGGTCCTTCCATCAGCTGCCCGAGTCAGTGCCCATGACCTCATCCAAGCCCTCTTGAGCCAGTTTCCTTCCCAGCTGGCAGCCTTGCCCGGAGCCCAGACTGTCCGGGGCCTGCCGCCCACAGGGCCGGAGGCCTCTCCCTGGAAGTTGCCTCCTGGAGCCCCACCACGTCAGGACTGGTCAGCACGCAgcctgctgggggcggggggcgtttCCGGGCCTGTCACTGTCCCGGCTCGGGGCGTGTGACTCAAGCCCTAAGGACAGGGAGGGGTTTCGTCACCATATCTCAGTGCGGGACACCCCACCCGCGGTGCCCGAAACAGCCCGGGAAGGGAGGCCTCGCAGCACTGAGGGTGGAAATTGGCCTCCCGAGAACTCCCCAGGGGTTGGTTGGGGTGCCTGCTGGCCGTTGGCGGCCCtgcctgagcccccagggaggccGGTGGTCCGATCCTCAGGGAGGCGCACGCACTGCAGCTCCCctggagggaggcgggaggggcccGGCAGTGCCAGCTTCCTCTTGCCCTGAAGCTCGGCACCCCGCCTTCCTCTGCCCATGCCCAGGGTCTTCCCCTGCAGGATCCAGGCTGAGGAGAGGCTGTTCCCTAGGGATTGCCCTCCGCAGCCGGGAGGAAGGGCCGGGGGCTGGGGCTGTGCTGGCTTGGGGGCCAGCACTGTTGACAGTGACGGGGGCCCAGGGGGCTGGAGGCCAGCCCTGTGCAGCGACCTCTTGCCAAGCATTCGGTCTGCTTGGCCGGCAGCCCTGTCTGGGAGGCAAAACAACCCACTGGCGGCTGTGTTCCAGGAGCCCCCTGTGGAGCGGGCGCACGGCCTCAGCGACCCCCGGGACGCCTGGATGCTCTTCGTCAGGCAGAGTGACAAGGGCATCAACAGCAAGAGGGGCGGCAGGGGCAAGGCCAAGAAGCCGAAGGTGAGCACTGGAGCCCAGGcggtgtgtgtgcacgcgtgtgcgcGCCTCCGCCCACGAGCCTTTCCCCGGCCCCACCCTGAGCACTCCCAACGAGCACAGACCCTCCGCCTCAGGCCGGAGAGCACAGAAGTGTCAAGTCGGGGCCTGTATGACCCTGAGGTCGGGGTGCCTGTTCCAGCCGTTTACCTGCACCCCTAGAATGCCAGGCTCGCtgctttctcttccctctctgtATCCTGGGAGGCCTGTGCTGGGCTGCAGGGCAGTCAGGGACTGAGCAGGAGGGGCCTGCGGGTGCGCCGGAGTGACACAGTCGGGGGGCCAGCGGGGGCCTGGGCAGCCACTGGTGCCCACCGTCCTTCAGCCTGGGCGGGGCCTGGGCCCTGCTTCTGACGGCTGACCCTGACCTGGGCCCCAGTGAGGGCCGATTCCCCTGTGGTGGGGCACGCCAGGCAGCGCTGTGCCGCCCTGCTGAGCCCTGGCCTCTCTGCTCCCCAGGGCCGCCCCAGCGATGGTGTGCCGGGCTCTGAGCCTGGGGCAGCCCACTGGCTGGGCTGCCACCGGGACCTGACCCGTCACCCCCAAGCTGAGCTGggggctccccaggctcctcccagCAGAGTCCCAGCCCAGTCCAGTGAGGGCTCCTTGAGGACCGCCCCCCTCGGGGTGGCCAGGCACAGGGGGACTTGCCGACTGGGGTGGTGACATACCTGAGACTCACAGGCGGCCTGGAGtgccccctgccctcctctgcctccctcagcCCCAGGGCTGGGCTGTGGCCTCCTTCTTCCCAGCGTGGCCCCCAGCGGCCCGCCAACCCCAGCCCTATGCCTGCTGCTTTCACTGCCTCTTCAGGGGAACTGGAGGCTGACCTCCCTCAGAGGTCAAAGCAGGAGTCTCCCCGCTCCCCTGTTACCAGCCTTTCTGGCAAGAGCTCATCGAGGGGGTGCCCACggtgccccccccccaccccgtccTGCCTGTTCAGAAGTCCTCACTGTCAGCCTTCTCTTTCAGCTTGGTCTACCAGGACCCCCGGGGCCTCCTGGCCCCCAGGGTCCCCCAGGCTCCCATCACCCCACCTGAGGTCCTACTGAAGGAGTTCCAGCTGCTGCTGAAAGGTAGGGGGTGGGTACCACACAGATACACACCCcactggggaggggtgggaataCACACCCCATGGGGGAGGGCAGGGCGGAGATACACACCCCACTGGGGAGAACGTGGTGGGGGTATACACCCCACTGGGGAGGGCGGGGTGGGGATACACACCCCACTGGGGAGAATGGGGGCAGGGGAGCCAAGATCGGCTGGACCTTGGTCTTGTCGACCTGTATCCGGGAGGCCATGGCTCTGGGGCTGGCCCGGGTCAGGGCTGTGTGTGGGTCGGGGCCGGGTGGAGGTCGGGGAGGAGTGGGTGAGGAGGCAGCTTCACAGAGGAGGATGGACTTGGCCTCTGTGTTCAGTAGGTGCCTGGGGACCAGCCTCCATGCCCCACCTGGGAGGCCTCTGAGCTTGCAAAAGCTGAGAGATCCAAGCCCGCATTCCCCAAGTGGGGACTGTTAGGGAGAAGTCAGAGCTCCTTAAGCTTGCACAGTGTTGCAGTGAGCCCTGCAGGGACACCAGGGAGATCTCAGGCCTCTTTCTTCCCCTCACCTGCACCCCGCCTCTTCCCCTGACATATCTCTGCTGCTGGCTGCAGAGCCCAACGGGCAGGCCCGAGGAAGCTGCCCTCATGGGGCAGGGAGGACAGTCCCAGGAGCACAGAGAGGAGCAGGCTGGGGCCGGAGGCCGCAGAGGGTGAGAGCAGAGCTGAGGGGGCTCTAGCACCCAGGGCAGTATCCCTGCACTGCGGCCAGCTGCCAGGCGTGGGCTCTGAGTACCGACTAGAGTTCATTTCACTGTGAAGAGCTCTTGAGTCTTTTCGCACTTCTATTTAATgtactggggcttccttggtggctcagatggtaaagaatctgtctgcgatgcaggagacccaggttcgattgctgggtcatgaagatcccctggaggagggcttggcaacccactccagtgttctcgcctggagaatcccatggacagaggagcctggtgggctacagtccacggggtcgccaagagtcggagacgacttgAGTGACTAACAACTACCCTTCATTTAACTAGACCAGCTTCAGCGGCTGAAGAACCTCCACGTTCTCTGCAATAATTTCTTTACACTCAGCTTCTTTCCCCAAATGACGGGTCTGGCTTATCCTACTGTATTTCCTGATTCAATAATAATGTAAACAgagaaaaagcagcagcagccccgGGATGAGAAGCGGTAGGATAAACAGGTGAAGCAGGAGAACGGGGTCCTgggtgcaccagccctgagcttcCCGGTAGCCAAAGCGTGAAAGGAAACACGAGCAGCCGCGGGATCGGGAAGCCGGTTCCTAAGACCATGCAGCCCAGAGCAGGTCTCCCGTGGATTCCCGAGCGCGGGCGCCCGGCTCGCGGTTCCGGGGGTCACCGGTAACGGTGCCCGCGATCTCAGCGGCGCCCAGTTTTGGGGCAGGTGTCTGGGAGGGACGCGGCGGGGCGGGCCGCGAGGGGGTAGGGGTCCCGGCGCGACCACCGCCCGCTCTGTGCCAGGCGCGGTGCGCACGCGGGAGTGCGCGGAGCCCGAGCCCGGCCCGCGCGTTCCCGCCGCGGTGCCGGCCGCGCGCCCGGAGGACGAcgaggaggcggcggcgggggGCGCGGGCATGCTGGCGCTGCTGGCCGCGCCCCTGGCCCCCGGCCCGCGGGCGCAGCGCGTCGAGGCCGCCTTCCACTGCCGCCTGCGCCGGGACGCGTCGGTGGAGCGGCGCGCGCTGCACGAGCTCGGCCTCTACTACTTGGTGAgtccgggccgggccgggccgggccggggccgGGCGGGCGCGGCGCGGCGGGCCCGGGGTGACCGTCTGTGCGCCTGCAGCCCGACGCCGAGGGCGCCTTCCGCCGCGGCCCAGGCCTGAACCTGACCAGCGGCCAGTACACGGCGCCCGTCGCCGGCTTCTACGCGCTCGCCGCCACGCTGCACGTGGGTGAGGCCCGGACCCGGgcttggggaggggtgggggtcgcCCCGCCGCCCTCGCGCCCCGCCACCCGGTGATCACTGCCCCCGCGCCTCCCCCGCAGCGCTGGCCGAGGCGCCGAGGCGGGGGCCTCTGCGCCCCCGGGACCGCCTGCGTCTGCTCATCTGCCTGGAGTCCCGGTGCCAGCACCATGCGTGAGTGGGCGCCTGCCTCTTCCCTCGGGGCTTTCCCCCGCCTGCTGGCAAGGTTCCTCCAGCCTCCTGGCGCCCGCCCGCTGCCTCAAACCGACCCTCCGCAGCCCGCACCCGCCACCCCggtctccccacctcctccatccCACCTGAACCCAAAAGGGGCTGACTATACCATCccttgaggagaaggcaatggcaccccactccagtactcttgcctggaaaatcccatgggcggaggagcctggtgggctgcagtccatggggtcgctgagggtcggacaggactgagcgacttcactttcacttttcactttcatgcattggagaaggaaatggcaacccactccagtgttcttgcctggagaatcccagggaccgggggagcctggtgggctgccgtctatggggtcgcacagagtcggacacaactgaaggagctcagcagcagcagcccatcccGCGATCGAGATGCCAGCGTCGCATCCTCAGAGGCCTCCCCTGCCCGGTCTGTGCAGGGCCCCTCCCCAGGCACTCTGCCGACCCATCCATCCTCCGGTTGATGTCGGTTCAGAAGGGCTGGGCTGCCCTTTCTGTACCCCTGCGCCCCGACAGCCCGGGCGGAGAGCAGGTGTGCCACAGTAGTGGCAGAAGGCGTGCAGGAGTGAAGTTCACATCTCACTCCAGTTTGGGAAGCTGCGCAGGGCTTGGCCTGAACCCAGACTCCCAGCGGCCCGCCCCGCACCTCCAGCTGCCCCGTCAGAGCCTGGACTTGCGGCCCTGGCGGCACACACTCCGTCCTGTGCGCTTCAGTCCTGTACTCACTCCTGTTGGGGACCCAGCCCagatccccaccccccacccccacccagaagCCTGGCCAAGGCTGCCGTTTCCGTGGTGCCTGGCCGGGTGCTGGGTGATGGGGGACACATTGCAGGTGGTGTGCGGGGTCTGGGGCCGGGGTCTCAGGCGCCCCCTCTGTCTCCTTTGGCCACAGCTCCCTGGAGGCTGTCGTGGGGCTGGAGGGCAGCAGCGAGCTCTTTACCATCTCGGTCAACGGCGTTCTCTATCTGCAGGTATGTGGGGCAGGATCCACCGTGGGGGGACCACCGCTGGCAGGGAGACGTGCTGGTGGGCTCGGGAGCTGTG
It contains:
- the ERFE gene encoding LOW QUALITY PROTEIN: erythroferrone (The sequence of the model RefSeq protein was modified relative to this genomic sequence to represent the inferred CDS: deleted 1 base in 1 codon), encoding MAPSRCPARALLLAYASLLAAAVGLGSPEPGAPSESRAREETPPGNELPAGPAARPPEPPVERAHGLSDPRDAWMLFVRQSDKGINSKRGGRGKAKKPKLGLPGPPGPPGPQGPPGPITPPEVLLKEFQLLLKGAVRTRECAEPEPGPRVPAAVPAARPEDDEEAAAGGAGMLALLAAPLAPGPRAQRVEAAFHCRLRRDASVERRALHELGLYYLPDAEGAFRRGPGLNLTSGQYTAPVAGFYALAATLHVALAEAPRRGPLRPRDRLRLLICLESRCQHHASLEAVVGLEGSSELFTISVNGVLYLQAGQYTSVFLDNASGSALTVRSGSHFSAVLLGV